The following are encoded together in the Blautia obeum ATCC 29174 genome:
- a CDS encoding Type 1 glutamine amidotransferase-like domain-containing protein, translating into MKLFLCSHFSSVGSLIKEEIENKKVAFIPTASLREGYTGYVGSARKLFKKLGAIVTEIDISTEAYSTIQSVFEDADVIYFTGGNSFFLMDRLRKTGTDGLLKKELANGKLMIGESAGAIICAPSIQYIQQMDKKPEDYSQEDDAGLDLIDFYVLPHYLTSPFKKVTKKIMTEFSDLNLCPINNRQGIVIDGEGSKVICKD; encoded by the coding sequence ATGAAACTATTTTTATGTTCGCATTTTTCAAGTGTAGGAAGTCTGATAAAGGAAGAAATTGAAAATAAGAAAGTCGCATTTATTCCAACAGCTTCGCTGCGTGAAGGCTACACCGGTTATGTCGGCTCGGCTCGAAAATTATTCAAAAAGTTGGGAGCAATCGTAACTGAAATTGATATTTCAACGGAGGCTTATTCAACGATACAGTCTGTTTTTGAAGATGCAGATGTGATATATTTTACCGGCGGAAATTCTTTTTTTCTTATGGACCGGCTCCGTAAAACGGGAACTGATGGGCTGCTGAAAAAGGAATTGGCAAATGGAAAATTGATGATCGGCGAGTCGGCAGGCGCAATTATATGCGCTCCAAGCATCCAATATATCCAGCAAATGGATAAAAAGCCGGAGGACTACTCACAAGAAGATGATGCAGGGCTTGATTTGATTGATTTCTATGTTCTTCCGCATTATCTTACATCACCATTTAAGAAAGTTACCAAGAAAATAATGACTGAGTTTTCGGATTTGAATCTATGCCCAATTAACAACCGTCAGGGAATTGTAATTGACGGTGAAGGTTCAAAGGTTATTTGCAAAGACTAA
- a CDS encoding DUF6061 family protein produces the protein MRTIFAEYNPHRNSIDVYTSAGYMLRIDCWEAEKNLKTTPGSDCALTSLAVDEPLEYARLYLDGNLQMWVNAEDSLEI, from the coding sequence ATGAGAACGATATTTGCAGAATACAATCCACACAGAAACAGTATTGATGTTTATACCAGTGCTGGCTATATGCTTCGCATTGATTGTTGGGAAGCAGAAAAGAATTTAAAAACCACTCCCGGATCAGACTGTGCATTAACTTCACTTGCAGTTGATGAACCACTTGAATATGCAAGATTATATCTTGATGGAAATTTGCAGATGTGGGTGAACGCGGAAGATTCATTAGAGATATAG
- a CDS encoding DUF6040 family protein, whose amino-acid sequence MAWKFKYEKAEQAKRYAQTHQKTVEVPVEKKVPYEKCDNCDRTAYQKAKEKCDNRKIQLEKKYKQMTTGYESLMFLLAWYSIATTLFTAILSPVFLNDCITFFGTIGKGIINLFREFVTGADSFGQLSNGISNSIVSGIVYWLIAAIVMGILFIITGFLIIGIGYQVGKIYRKYCWDIISIMVAIMSTAIVIYFGEWIKSVIPINLIVLLLLVYVVYIGIRCYVKDWREERGYY is encoded by the coding sequence GTGGCATGGAAATTTAAGTACGAAAAAGCGGAGCAGGCAAAACGCTATGCACAGACACACCAAAAGACGGTAGAGGTGCCTGTCGAGAAAAAAGTGCCTTATGAGAAATGCGATAACTGTGACCGTACTGCTTATCAGAAAGCAAAAGAAAAATGCGATAATCGAAAAATTCAGTTGGAGAAAAAATATAAACAAATGACAACAGGTTATGAAAGCCTTATGTTCCTGTTGGCATGGTACAGCATAGCAACTACACTGTTCACAGCTATCCTTTCTCCGGTTTTTCTTAACGACTGTATCACCTTTTTCGGTACGATTGGTAAAGGAATCATAAACCTGTTTCGAGAATTTGTTACAGGAGCAGATTCTTTCGGACAGTTAAGCAATGGAATCTCAAACAGTATCGTTTCCGGGATTGTGTACTGGCTGATCGCGGCTATTGTTATGGGAATTTTATTCATTATAACGGGATTCCTGATAATTGGGATTGGCTATCAGGTGGGAAAAATCTACCGGAAATATTGTTGGGATATCATCAGCATTATGGTGGCAATAATGAGTACAGCTATCGTAATCTACTTTGGCGAATGGATAAAATCTGTCATTCCGATAAACCTCATTGTACTGTTACTACTTGTATATGTGGTCTATATTGGAATTCGATGTTATGTAAAAGACTGGCGAGAAGAGCGGGGATATTATTAA
- a CDS encoding MobA/MobL family protein, whose product MAIFHYTVKIVGRSKGKSIISASAYLNGEVMKNEETGRISYYTSKREVVYTSLMMCENAPQEWQNVPAENIKRFQKSVRYKRADNKEVVLEKFKLTFQKQCLWNEVLKIEKSSDAQLGRSFEFSLPKEWNRQEQIEYTTDYIQKNFVDKGMCADWSIHDKGDGNPHVHLLVTMRPFNPDHSWGNKEVKDWEFVRDTDGNIVVDESHPDWWQDKKNPDRHGIRIPVLDENGNQKVGARNRKQWKRVLTDATGWNNPKNCELWRSEWAKVCNDHLSVEQQIDHRSYARQGKLEIPTIHEGADARKIDEKFQSGQVQTASWKVEENQIIKRQNALLKKIQTSFGKVSGALSQWKEWLNDLRRKPGSHSHDGVNDKPDRGTAEPYGRDGTGITGTGQTASVLSGAEPEFADLKQRVIRASESFARYRRTALPDRTAKSQNRTVGKRESAMAGINAEAEQREQLITDIKQQIEKARDIDERMRKLRERRAGGRTPGNDGTDAGRTGSERPDNSGTEQAAKQIADLEREIEQRKQSREYRSIADKIKANRGTINQRDRQQEKSRRRSRGMEI is encoded by the coding sequence ATGGCGATCTTTCATTATACGGTAAAGATTGTCGGACGCAGCAAAGGGAAATCCATCATATCAGCGTCTGCCTATCTCAATGGTGAGGTAATGAAAAATGAAGAAACAGGCAGGATCAGTTACTACACTTCCAAAAGAGAAGTTGTTTATACCAGTTTGATGATGTGTGAAAATGCACCGCAGGAATGGCAGAATGTACCTGCCGAAAATATCAAACGGTTTCAGAAATCTGTCCGGTATAAAAGGGCAGACAACAAAGAAGTTGTACTGGAGAAATTCAAACTTACTTTTCAGAAACAGTGCTTATGGAATGAAGTTTTGAAGATTGAGAAAAGTTCAGACGCACAGCTTGGCAGATCGTTTGAGTTCTCACTTCCAAAAGAATGGAATCGACAGGAACAAATTGAATATACAACAGATTATATTCAGAAAAACTTTGTGGACAAAGGCATGTGTGCAGATTGGAGCATTCACGATAAGGGCGACGGAAACCCGCATGTGCATTTACTTGTAACCATGCGTCCCTTTAATCCCGACCACTCATGGGGAAACAAAGAAGTCAAAGACTGGGAGTTTGTCAGAGATACTGACGGAAATATTGTGGTTGATGAATCCCACCCGGACTGGTGGCAGGATAAAAAGAATCCTGACCGTCATGGAATCCGAATTCCGGTATTGGACGAAAACGGTAATCAGAAAGTTGGTGCAAGGAACCGTAAACAATGGAAACGGGTGCTGACCGATGCTACCGGATGGAACAATCCAAAGAATTGTGAATTATGGCGGAGCGAATGGGCGAAAGTCTGTAATGACCATTTATCAGTAGAACAACAGATTGACCACCGTTCCTATGCAAGACAGGGAAAATTAGAAATCCCTACAATCCATGAGGGTGCTGATGCAAGAAAGATTGATGAGAAATTCCAGAGTGGACAGGTGCAGACAGCTTCATGGAAAGTAGAGGAAAACCAGATCATAAAAAGACAAAATGCACTGCTGAAAAAGATACAGACCAGTTTCGGAAAAGTATCTGGTGCATTATCACAGTGGAAGGAGTGGTTAAATGACCTTAGAAGAAAGCCGGGAAGTCATTCCCATGATGGAGTCAATGATAAACCAGATCGAGGAACAGCAGAACCTTATGGCAGAGATGGTACAGGAATTACAGGAACGGGACAGACAGCTTCTGTCCTTTCAGGAGCAGAACCAGAGTTTGCAGATCTTAAACAGCGAGTTATCCGGGCTTCTGAATCTTTTGCCAGATACAGAAGAACTGCTCTCCCAGATCGAACAGCAAAAAGTCAGAATCGAACAGTTGGAAAACGAGAATCAGCAATGGCAGGAATTAACGCAGAAGCTGAACAACGAGAACAGCTTATTACTGACATTAAACAGCAGATAGAGAAAGCGAGGGATATTGATGAACGAATGCGTAAACTTAGAGAACGTCGGGCGGGTGGAAGAACTCCTGGCAATGACGGAACAGATGCAGGACGAACTGGATCAGAAAGACCAGACAATTCTGGAACTGAACAGGCAGCTAAACAGATCGCTGACCTTGAACGAGAAATTGAACAGCGAAAACAGAGCCGAGAATATCGAAGCATTGCGGACAAAATTAAAGCAAACAGAGGAACAATTAACCAGCGAGACAGACAGCAGGAAAAGAGCCGACGCAGAAGTCGTGGCATGGAAATTTAA
- a CDS encoding helix-turn-helix domain-containing protein: protein MTQRKIALSIEEAADYTGIGRNTLRKLVEWKKLPVLKVGRKVLIKTDMLELFMEANEGRDLRDKGNVKAVTRNGST, encoded by the coding sequence ATGACGCAAAGAAAGATTGCCTTATCTATTGAGGAAGCTGCGGATTATACGGGAATCGGCAGGAACACCCTGAGAAAACTGGTGGAGTGGAAGAAACTTCCGGTATTAAAGGTCGGGAGGAAAGTCCTGATTAAAACGGATATGCTGGAACTTTTCATGGAAGCCAATGAGGGCAGGGACTTAAGGGATAAAGGAAATGTGAAAGCCGTCACAAGAAACGGTTCCACTTAA
- a CDS encoding helix-turn-helix domain-containing protein, translating into MKDKELRKLIGSRAKQRRTELNLTQPYIAEKMGVTASTIQRYEAGTIDNTKKMVLEGLSEALHVSVEWLRGETDEYETDITDKRELQIRDAMTDILKQLPLDLTKTEDAFSKDLLLLMLKQYELFLDSFQFACKNYKGNTKEADIAKVMGFESNDEYNEIMFLREITHTVNALNDMADIVRLYSKKPETAEQRLANLLSEVMYEDSESV; encoded by the coding sequence ATGAAAGATAAAGAATTACGCAAGCTGATCGGCAGCAGGGCAAAACAGCGCCGTACAGAATTGAATCTGACACAGCCTTATATCGCTGAAAAGATGGGTGTGACTGCATCTACGATTCAGAGATATGAAGCCGGAACGATTGACAATACAAAGAAAATGGTGCTGGAAGGTCTTTCAGAAGCTCTCCATGTATCTGTGGAATGGCTCAGAGGGGAAACGGACGAATATGAAACCGACATTACGGATAAAAGAGAATTACAGATTCGTGATGCCATGACGGATATTCTCAAACAGTTACCTCTTGACCTTACGAAAACAGAAGATGCTTTTTCCAAAGACCTACTGCTGTTAATGTTGAAACAATATGAACTGTTTTTGGATTCGTTCCAGTTCGCCTGCAAGAATTACAAAGGCAATACCAAAGAAGCGGACATTGCAAAAGTAATGGGGTTTGAATCGAATGATGAATATAACGAGATCATGTTTCTCAGGGAGATCACCCATACTGTCAACGCATTGAATGACATGGCAGATATTGTAAGGCTCTATTCCAAGAAACCGGAAACAGCAGAACAACGGCTTGCAAATCTTTTATCCGAAGTTATGTACGAGGATTCTGAATCGGTATAG
- a CDS encoding tyrosine-type recombinase/integrase has protein sequence MAKGSVRKKGKKWYYRFYVEDASGKMVQKEYAGTESKSETEKLLRKALEDYEDKKFVAKADNLTVGELLDMWAEEELKTGTLSNGTVENYLSAIRCTKKHPIADRKLKTVTAEHLQAFLDLLTFGGEFPDGKVRKGYSKDYIHSFSAVLQQSFRFAVFPKQLISFNPMQYIKLKKQAEEVDLFSDDEVEDGTQPISHEDYEQLIKYLEKKNPPAILPIQIAYYAGLRIGETCGLTWQDINLEDQCLTIKRSIRYDGAKHKNVIGTTKRKKVRIVDFGDTLTEILKAARREQLKSRMQYGELYHRNYYKEVHVKNRVYYEYYHLDGTQEVPADYKEISFVCLRPDGSLELPSTLGIACRSVSKKLEGFEDFHFHQLRHTYTSNLLSNGAAPKDVQELLGHSDVSTTMNIYAHSTRKAKRDSARLLDKVASNA, from the coding sequence ATGGCAAAAGGATCTGTTAGAAAGAAAGGAAAGAAATGGTACTACCGCTTCTATGTAGAGGACGCAAGCGGCAAAATGGTTCAGAAAGAATATGCCGGAACCGAAAGCAAAAGTGAGACAGAAAAACTTCTCCGCAAGGCACTGGAAGATTACGAAGATAAGAAATTTGTTGCAAAAGCAGATAACCTTACCGTAGGTGAACTTCTGGACATGTGGGCAGAAGAAGAACTGAAAACCGGAACACTCAGTAATGGCACAGTGGAAAATTATCTCAGTGCAATCCGTTGCACTAAGAAACACCCGATTGCAGACCGTAAACTGAAAACAGTTACTGCCGAACATTTACAGGCATTTCTTGATCTGCTTACATTCGGTGGCGAATTTCCAGACGGAAAAGTGAGAAAAGGATACAGTAAAGATTATATCCATTCTTTTTCCGCAGTGTTGCAGCAGTCATTCCGTTTTGCAGTATTTCCAAAACAGTTAATCAGTTTCAATCCGATGCAGTATATTAAGCTGAAAAAACAGGCAGAGGAAGTTGACCTCTTTTCCGATGATGAAGTCGAAGATGGCACACAGCCGATTTCACATGAGGATTATGAGCAACTTATCAAGTATCTGGAAAAGAAAAATCCACCTGCGATCCTGCCGATTCAGATTGCATATTATGCAGGACTTCGCATCGGTGAAACCTGTGGTCTTACATGGCAGGACATCAACCTTGAAGATCAATGCCTGACCATTAAAAGAAGTATCCGTTACGACGGTGCAAAGCATAAAAATGTGATTGGAACGACCAAGCGAAAGAAAGTAAGGATTGTTGATTTTGGAGATACGCTGACTGAAATATTGAAAGCAGCAAGACGGGAACAACTGAAAAGCCGGATGCAGTACGGGGAACTTTACCACCGCAACTACTACAAAGAGGTGCATGTGAAAAACAGGGTGTATTATGAATACTATCACCTTGACGGAACACAGGAAGTCCCGGCAGATTATAAAGAAATATCCTTTGTCTGCCTCAGACCGGATGGCAGTCTGGAACTGCCGAGTACACTCGGCATTGCTTGCAGGTCAGTATCAAAAAAGCTGGAAGGATTTGAAGATTTTCACTTTCACCAGTTACGACATACCTACACCAGCAACCTGCTCTCGAATGGAGCTGCTCCGAAAGATGTACAGGAACTGTTAGGACATTCCGATGTCAGTACCACAATGAACATTTACGCTCACTCAACAAGAAAAGCAAAGCGGGATTCCGCAAGACTTCTTGATAAAGTAGCGAGCAACGCTTAA
- the rd gene encoding rubredoxin has protein sequence MIKYECEPCGYIYDPAVGDSDAGIEPETAFEDIPDDWTCPICGLGKDVFVPVED, from the coding sequence ATGATAAAATATGAATGTGAACCATGTGGATATATTTATGATCCGGCAGTAGGAGATTCAGACGCTGGTATCGAGCCAGAAACTGCATTTGAGGATATTCCAGATGACTGGACATGCCCAATCTGCGGATTAGGAAAAGATGTTTTCGTTCCTGTAGAAGACTAA
- a CDS encoding bacteriohemerythrin — translation MTYDLNITFDDNLVTGNETIDTQHKELIDRIQNFVTACQNGDSKVKAIKMLDYLDEYTDFHFKEEEKLQEKSGYPERENHHEKHEEFKKTIQELHEYLQEYEGPTDRFSELVQKNVIDWLFGHIKTYDRSVAKFIFMKQNPDRC, via the coding sequence ATGACTTACGATTTAAACATTACCTTTGATGACAATTTAGTAACAGGAAATGAAACAATTGATACCCAGCATAAAGAATTGATCGACCGTATCCAGAACTTTGTAACTGCCTGTCAAAATGGCGACAGCAAAGTAAAAGCAATCAAAATGCTGGATTATCTGGATGAATATACTGACTTTCATTTCAAAGAAGAGGAAAAGCTTCAGGAAAAATCCGGTTATCCAGAGCGTGAAAACCATCATGAAAAACATGAAGAGTTTAAAAAGACAATTCAGGAACTGCATGAATACCTTCAGGAGTATGAAGGACCAACAGATCGGTTCAGTGAACTTGTACAGAAAAATGTAATCGACTGGCTGTTTGGACACATTAAAACATACGACCGCTCTGTGGCAAAATTTATCTTTATGAAACAAAATCCAGATCGATGCTAA
- a CDS encoding DUF6219 family protein: MKAHKYWSVGALITMLGTFYTGYKKQKSSHKYFALSSMLCMVMAIYTGHKMITGNRKKKANKEKDTEREG, encoded by the coding sequence ATGAAAGCACATAAATATTGGTCAGTAGGAGCATTGATCACAATGCTTGGGACTTTTTACACTGGATATAAAAAGCAAAAATCAAGTCACAAATACTTTGCTTTAAGTTCTATGTTATGTATGGTAATGGCGATATATACAGGTCATAAAATGATTACCGGGAATAGGAAGAAAAAGGCGAATAAAGAGAAAGATACAGAAAGGGAGGGATAA
- the bcp gene encoding thioredoxin-dependent thiol peroxidase: MLEVGVKAPDFELPDQNGKIHRLSDYTGKKVILYFYPKDNTAGCTKQACGFSERYPQFTEKGAVILGVSKDSVSSHKRFEEKYGLTFTLLADPERKVIEAYDVWKEKKNYGKVSMGVVRTTYLIDEQGIIIKANDKVKAADDPENMLKELD, translated from the coding sequence ATGTTGGAAGTAGGGGTTAAGGCACCGGATTTTGAGTTGCCAGATCAAAATGGGAAAATACATAGATTATCGGATTATACAGGAAAAAAAGTGATTTTATATTTCTATCCCAAGGATAATACAGCGGGATGCACGAAACAGGCATGTGGGTTTTCTGAGCGATACCCTCAGTTTACCGAAAAAGGAGCAGTTATTCTTGGAGTCAGTAAGGATTCTGTATCCTCTCATAAGAGATTTGAGGAAAAATATGGATTGACATTTACACTTTTAGCAGATCCAGAGCGGAAAGTTATTGAAGCATATGATGTATGGAAAGAAAAGAAAAATTATGGCAAAGTCTCTATGGGAGTAGTAAGAACCACATATCTTATTGATGAACAGGGGATTATTATAAAGGCAAATGATAAAGTCAAGGCTGCAGATGATCCTGAAAATATGCTCAAGGAATTAGATTAA
- the yaaA gene encoding peroxide stress protein YaaA — MKIILSPAKKMITDTDSIAPDGLPEFIEKTTEIQSWLKSKSKEELKTIWKCNDKITEQNFNRLENMDLYHLLTPAVLSYEGIAFQYMAPSVFEDSQFEYVQNHLRIISAFYGVLKPRDGVTPYRLEMQAKVGIGETKNLYEYWGDLLYRSVIDNSRIIINLASKEYSKCIEKYLTRQDRYITITFCELSGDKLVTKGTYAKMARGEMVRFMAENRIENPEDIKKFDRLGYSFRSDLSSDAEYVFERKK; from the coding sequence ATGAAGATAATATTATCCCCTGCTAAAAAGATGATTACAGATACTGACAGCATAGCGCCGGATGGATTGCCTGAATTTATTGAAAAGACGACAGAGATACAAAGTTGGTTGAAAAGTAAGTCAAAAGAAGAACTGAAGACTATCTGGAAATGTAATGACAAAATTACAGAACAGAACTTCAATAGATTGGAAAACATGGATCTTTATCATTTACTTACCCCAGCTGTCTTATCATATGAAGGAATTGCTTTTCAATATATGGCTCCATCCGTGTTTGAGGACAGTCAGTTCGAGTATGTACAAAATCATTTGAGAATAATATCTGCATTTTATGGTGTGCTAAAACCAAGGGATGGTGTGACACCTTATCGTTTGGAAATGCAGGCGAAGGTTGGAATAGGAGAAACAAAAAATCTGTATGAGTACTGGGGAGATTTATTATACCGCTCAGTGATTGATAACAGCAGGATTATAATCAATCTGGCATCGAAAGAATACTCTAAGTGCATAGAAAAATATCTGACACGACAGGATAGATACATTACGATTACATTTTGTGAGTTATCAGGAGATAAACTGGTGACAAAAGGTACATATGCTAAGATGGCCCGTGGTGAAATGGTTAGGTTCATGGCTGAAAACAGAATTGAAAATCCTGAGGATATTAAGAAATTTGATAGACTAGGCTATTCATTCCGCTCTGATTTATCATCAGATGCAGAATATGTTTTTGAACGGAAAAAATGA
- a CDS encoding desulfoferrodoxin family protein gives MEVKYSVCNHCGNIIEMVKDQGVPVMCCGEPMQELKAGVTDAAVEKHVPVYTIEGSHVHVVVGETKHPMLEEHFIEWITLNTNQGIYRKQLNPGQEPVADFCLCNGEQVEEVYAYCNLHGLWKC, from the coding sequence ATGGAAGTAAAATATTCTGTATGCAATCATTGTGGAAACATTATTGAAATGGTAAAGGATCAAGGCGTACCAGTAATGTGTTGCGGAGAACCTATGCAGGAATTAAAAGCCGGAGTGACAGATGCTGCTGTCGAGAAGCATGTACCTGTATATACGATAGAAGGCAGTCATGTTCATGTTGTGGTCGGAGAGACAAAACATCCAATGCTTGAAGAGCATTTCATTGAGTGGATTACATTAAATACAAACCAGGGAATATACAGAAAACAGTTAAATCCAGGGCAGGAGCCGGTAGCAGATTTTTGTCTTTGCAATGGTGAACAGGTAGAAGAAGTATATGCATATTGTAACCTGCATGGATTATGGAAATGCTAA
- a CDS encoding rubredoxin — protein sequence MKYVCDVCGWEYDEEEGYPEGGIAPGTKWEDVPEDFECPLCNVGKDQFSEVE from the coding sequence ATGAAATATGTATGTGACGTTTGCGGATGGGAATATGATGAAGAGGAAGGTTATCCTGAAGGTGGTATTGCACCAGGAACAAAGTGGGAGGATGTTCCGGAAGATTTTGAATGCCCATTATGTAATGTTGGAAAAGATCAGTTTTCAGAAGTTGAATAG
- a CDS encoding SDR family NAD(P)-dependent oxidoreductase — MRLKDKVAIITGGSRGIGFATADKFLKEGASVVLAASSQESADVAVDKLKEKYPNAIVAGISPNLASMESVRKAFKEATEKYGCVDILVNNAGISENTSFMDYTEETFDKVMDLNVKGVFNTTRVAAECMVARGKGVILSTSSMVSISGQPSGFAYPASKFAVNGLTVSLARELGPKGIRVNAVAPGITETDMMKAVPKEVIEPMIERIPLRRLGQPEDIANAFVFLASDEASYITGVILSVDGMARS; from the coding sequence ATGAGATTAAAAGATAAAGTTGCAATCATTACGGGTGGAAGCCGTGGTATAGGATTTGCTACAGCTGATAAATTCTTGAAGGAAGGTGCTTCAGTTGTGTTGGCAGCAAGTTCACAGGAATCGGCAGATGTTGCTGTAGATAAATTAAAAGAAAAATATCCCAATGCAATAGTTGCTGGAATTAGTCCAAATCTAGCAAGCATGGAGTCTGTCAGAAAGGCTTTTAAAGAGGCAACTGAAAAATATGGATGTGTCGACATACTGGTAAATAATGCAGGGATTTCAGAAAACACCTCATTTATGGATTATACAGAGGAGACTTTTGATAAAGTCATGGATCTAAATGTAAAAGGAGTATTTAATACTACTCGTGTAGCAGCAGAATGTATGGTGGCAAGAGGCAAGGGGGTCATTCTCTCAACTTCTTCCATGGTGAGTATTTCGGGACAGCCAAGTGGGTTTGCTTATCCGGCATCGAAGTTTGCAGTAAACGGATTGACTGTATCATTAGCAAGAGAACTAGGACCTAAAGGTATTCGTGTTAATGCTGTTGCACCTGGGATTACAGAAACTGATATGATGAAGGCCGTGCCAAAGGAAGTTATCGAACCTATGATTGAAAGAATTCCATTGCGTCGTCTTGGACAGCCAGAAGATATTGCCAATGCGTTTGTGTTTCTTGCTTCAGATGAGGCGAGTTACATTACAGGTGTTATATTAAGTGTAGATGGTATGGCAAGAAGTTAA
- the trxA gene encoding thioredoxin, which translates to MSAININKNNFQNEVLNSDKPVLLDFWASWCAPCRMVVPIVEEIASERRDIKVGKINVDEEPELANKFSIMSIPTLVVMKNGKIVQQVSGARPKNAILEML; encoded by the coding sequence ATGTCTGCTATTAATATCAATAAAAATAATTTTCAGAACGAAGTACTGAATTCCGATAAACCCGTTCTTTTAGATTTTTGGGCATCTTGGTGTGCGCCTTGCCGCATGGTAGTACCTATTGTAGAGGAGATTGCAAGTGAGCGTAGAGATATTAAAGTTGGAAAGATTAATGTAGATGAAGAGCCTGAACTGGCAAATAAGTTCAGTATTATGAGCATTCCGACTTTAGTGGTTATGAAGAATGGGAAGATTGTACAGCAGGTTTCAGGGGCGAGACCTAAGAATGCGATTTTAGAAATGCTTTAG
- a CDS encoding rhodanese-like domain-containing protein — MGFFDLFKQSNINQGIEEYKRTDDAVLLDVRTPQEYQEGHIPESKNVPLQQLDNIASVAKNKDIPLFVYCYSGSRSRQATGILQRMGYSKVNNIGGIAAYSGKVEK, encoded by the coding sequence ATGGGATTTTTTGATCTCTTTAAACAGTCGAATATTAATCAAGGCATAGAAGAATATAAAAGGACTGATGATGCAGTTCTGCTGGATGTACGTACACCGCAGGAATATCAGGAAGGACATATACCAGAAAGTAAAAATGTGCCGTTGCAGCAACTTGACAATATTGCTTCTGTAGCGAAGAATAAGGATATCCCACTGTTTGTATACTGTTATTCCGGTTCACGAAGCCGCCAGGCAACTGGGATACTGCAACGAATGGGATATTCTAAAGTAAATAATATCGGTGGCATTGCAGCTTACTCAGGAAAGGTGGAAAAATAA